The region GCAATCACTCCATTCACCGAAAAAATGAACCACCGGGGAGAAAAAACATCAGCTCTCTAATTATATTATTCTTCCAATAAAATATCTAGCAGATTCCGTTTAATTGAGCGAAAGATATGTGCTATCTTCCGGCAGGGGAAAACACCTTATCCAGAGGAATCTCAAGGCCGGGAATAATTCCTGCCTTCAACACCTGGCTGCGGGAATGGATCTCAGAACCAGGAAATCTCCCTGCCGATAGCCGGTATATCTCTACCGTCTCTTTATCAGGATCAATTATCCAGTATTCCTTCACCCCGAAAGCTTCATACAGATCCTTCTTCAACACCTGGTCATAACTTCTGGTAGAGGGTGAAAGAATCTCCACGATGAGATCGGGTGGCCCCTGGATGTTATCTTCGGTAATAATACCCTTATTTTGATTTGAAACATAAATCAGATCAGGTACCACGATATCGTGATCGGACAGAATAACATCACAGGGAGCATAAAAGAGCTCGCCCAGTTCC is a window of bacterium DNA encoding:
- a CDS encoding Uma2 family endonuclease; this encodes MKSLSLKNRENRPKLSYRDYVLFPDNGKRHEIIDGDHFMSPSPSTRHQRISRNLAIIIASFLREQELGELFYAPCDVILSDHDIVVPDLIYVSNQNKGIITEDNIQGPPDLIVEILSPSTRSYDQVLKKDLYEAFGVKEYWIIDPDKETVEIYRLSAGRFPGSEIHSRSQVLKAGIIPGLEIPLDKVFSPAGR